A single genomic interval of Gammaproteobacteria bacterium harbors:
- a CDS encoding CoA-transferase subunit beta, translating to MMEYTSDEMMTVAAARLLRDGNSCFVGIGLPSAAANLARLTHAPHTVLIYESGTIGTRPEVLPLSIGDGELADTADCIVPLPEIFAYWLQGGRIDVGFLGAAQIDRFGNLNSTVIGDYRHPKTRLPGAGGAPEIAAHAKQTFVVLRQSRRSFVERIDFRSSGGFLGGGDERDRSGAPGAGPQQVITDFGVLRPHPETRELLLAAIYPGIDPAAAQAACGWPLGRFATLESIEPPSRAHLEALRALHERSDRAHAVHHPLPI from the coding sequence GTGATGGAATACACCAGCGACGAGATGATGACGGTCGCCGCGGCACGCCTGCTGCGCGATGGCAACAGCTGCTTTGTCGGGATCGGGTTACCCTCGGCGGCTGCCAACCTGGCGCGTCTCACGCATGCTCCGCACACGGTTCTGATCTATGAGTCGGGCACCATCGGCACCCGCCCCGAGGTGTTGCCGCTGTCCATCGGCGATGGCGAGCTGGCCGATACCGCCGACTGCATCGTGCCCTTGCCGGAGATCTTCGCTTACTGGCTGCAGGGCGGGCGCATCGATGTCGGTTTCCTGGGCGCCGCGCAGATCGACCGCTTCGGCAACCTCAACAGCACCGTGATCGGTGACTACCGCCACCCGAAGACCCGGCTGCCCGGCGCCGGTGGCGCACCCGAGATCGCGGCGCATGCGAAGCAGACCTTCGTGGTGCTGCGCCAGTCGCGCCGCAGTTTTGTCGAGCGTATCGATTTTCGCTCGAGCGGCGGCTTTCTCGGTGGCGGTGACGAGCGCGATCGCTCGGGTGCACCGGGGGCGGGTCCGCAACAGGTGATCACCGATTTCGGGGTGTTGCGTCCCCATCCCGAAACCCGCGAGCTGCTGCTGGCGGCGATATACCCCGGTATCGATCCCGCCGCCGCGCAGGCCGCCTGTGGCTGGCCGCTCGGGCGATTCGCCACGCTGGAATCCATCGAGCCGCCATCGCGTGCCCATCTCGAGGCGCTGCGCGCGTTGCACGAACGTTCCGATCGCGCGCACGCTGTTCATCACCCCCTGCCCATCTGA
- a CDS encoding CoA transferase subunit A, producing the protein MEMLSLREMIARHVAPGQTLALEGFTHLIPFAAGQEIIRQRIGDLHLVRMTPDIIYDQMIGCGLVRELTFSWGGNPGVGSLHRLRDAIENGWPQPLAWNEHSHAGMAAAYCAGAARLPFGTLRGYLGTDLPQHNAQIRSVTCPYTGEQLATVRALNPDVTILHAQQVDRAGNVLIRGILGAAREAAMAATRVLVTVEEQVEKLAAPMNATVLPHWIITAVAPVRGGAWPSYAQGYYPRDNAFYQDWDAIARERDGFSAWMQQHVFGTADHRQFLLRLRAGRGE; encoded by the coding sequence ATGGAAATGCTGTCGCTGCGCGAGATGATCGCACGCCATGTCGCGCCGGGCCAGACCCTGGCGCTCGAAGGCTTCACCCACCTGATACCGTTTGCCGCCGGGCAGGAGATCATCCGCCAGCGCATCGGCGATCTGCATCTCGTGCGCATGACGCCGGATATCATCTATGACCAGATGATCGGCTGCGGGCTGGTGCGCGAGCTCACCTTCAGCTGGGGCGGCAACCCCGGTGTCGGCTCCCTGCACCGCTTGCGCGATGCGATCGAGAATGGCTGGCCGCAGCCGCTGGCATGGAATGAACACAGCCATGCCGGCATGGCCGCCGCCTATTGCGCCGGTGCCGCGCGCCTGCCTTTTGGCACCCTGCGCGGGTACCTCGGTACCGATCTGCCGCAGCACAACGCCCAGATCCGCAGTGTCACTTGCCCCTATACCGGGGAGCAGCTGGCCACCGTGCGCGCGCTCAACCCGGATGTGACGATCCTGCATGCGCAGCAGGTCGACCGCGCCGGCAATGTCCTGATCCGCGGCATACTCGGCGCCGCGCGCGAGGCGGCGATGGCGGCCACCCGGGTACTGGTCACGGTCGAGGAACAGGTCGAGAAACTCGCCGCGCCGATGAATGCCACGGTGCTGCCGCACTGGATCATCACCGCGGTGGCGCCGGTGCGCGGTGGTGCCTGGCCATCGTATGCGCAGGGTTACTACCCGCGCGACAATGCTTTCTACCAGGACTGGGATGCGATTGCGCGCGAGCGCGACGGCTTCTCGGCCTGGATGCAGCAGCACGTGTTCGGCACCGCCGATCATCGCCAATTCCTGCTGCGACTGCGCGCGGGGAGGGGTGAGTGA
- a CDS encoding CehA/McbA family metallohydrolase, whose product MAAPWILPRLLMLAAISLLALALPAQAAREAVLRQVQLPHSYYWRELYLPQLTTGPSAADFTPDGKAVVYSMGGSLWRQAIGEDRATELTSGPGYDFQPDVSPDGTRVVFARQHRDAIELVELELASATERVLTRDAAVAVEPRYSPDGKRIAYVSSREAGRFTIWIADHTGEGLLAPHRLLKENRTTLARYYYSEYDHAINPGWSPDGKRLYFVSNRDAAWGSGDIWSVALDAPDNWQHVLREETTWSTRPEISPDGHRLLYSSYQGRQWHQLWLTTPTGDYPFPLTFGEFDRRNARWSADGEQVLYISNEGGNTSLWVQDTVGGERREIVARSRAWLRPTAQLRIELRDAADQPLAARLSVLGSDGRHYAPDDAWMRADDGFDRAVQEHETHYFHCADACTLQVPQGAISVSASAGFERRPLTRKLRLAAAGERLQLAFEDNALPPQFGPWTSLDQHVHMNYGGHYRNTTATLADAARAEDLDVLYNLIVNKEQRLNDIAEFRPGASEIGGVTLVQAQEFHSSYWGHLGVLHLGDHVLTPDFSAYRHTALASPWPHNGVVAALAHRQGAVVGYVHPFDWPIDPAKEKALTNTLPADVALGNMDYMEVVSFADHLATADVWHRLLNLGYRLPAGAGTDAMANYASMRGPVGLNRLFLNQSGRSPAALAEGIRSGHGFVSNGPLLGFTLEGKRPGEVLARANGGAAVFRASLRTGIPVDHLEVLVNGEAVAQLKPGRNGGGDFEGSIDLQHSGWVLLRAWGPSTPLLMDIYPYASTNPVWIEMGDAPVRSPRDAGYFVAWLERTIADVAARDDFNTAREKEATLAYLRSARLRFEEAM is encoded by the coding sequence ATGGCAGCACCATGGATTCTTCCCCGGCTGCTCATGCTGGCGGCGATATCACTGCTTGCATTGGCGCTTCCCGCGCAGGCCGCGCGCGAGGCGGTGCTCCGGCAGGTGCAGTTGCCACACAGCTATTACTGGCGCGAACTCTATCTGCCGCAACTGACCACGGGTCCCTCGGCGGCGGATTTCACCCCCGACGGCAAGGCCGTTGTCTACAGCATGGGCGGATCGCTGTGGCGCCAGGCCATCGGCGAGGATCGTGCCACCGAACTCACCAGCGGCCCGGGCTACGACTTTCAACCCGATGTCTCTCCCGACGGCACCCGCGTGGTATTTGCACGCCAGCACCGCGACGCCATCGAACTGGTGGAACTCGAACTGGCAAGCGCCACGGAACGGGTCCTGACGCGCGATGCGGCGGTCGCCGTGGAGCCGCGCTATTCACCGGACGGCAAGCGCATCGCCTATGTCTCCAGCCGCGAGGCAGGTCGGTTCACGATCTGGATCGCGGATCACACGGGCGAGGGTTTGCTCGCGCCGCACCGCCTGCTGAAGGAAAATCGCACCACGCTGGCACGCTACTACTACTCGGAATACGATCACGCGATCAATCCCGGCTGGAGTCCGGATGGCAAGCGGCTGTATTTCGTCAGCAACCGCGATGCGGCCTGGGGCAGCGGCGATATCTGGTCGGTGGCGCTGGACGCGCCTGATAACTGGCAGCACGTGTTGCGCGAGGAAACCACCTGGTCGACGCGCCCGGAAATCTCGCCTGATGGTCATCGCCTGCTCTACAGCAGCTACCAGGGGCGGCAATGGCATCAACTCTGGCTGACCACGCCGACCGGGGACTATCCGTTCCCGCTCACCTTCGGCGAGTTCGACCGGCGCAATGCGCGCTGGTCGGCCGATGGTGAGCAGGTGTTGTACATCAGCAACGAGGGTGGCAATACCAGCCTGTGGGTGCAGGACACGGTTGGTGGCGAGCGTCGCGAGATCGTGGCCCGCAGCCGCGCCTGGCTGCGGCCGACGGCGCAGTTGCGGATCGAGTTGCGCGATGCGGCGGATCAGCCGCTGGCTGCGCGGCTCAGCGTGCTGGGGAGCGATGGCCGCCACTACGCACCCGACGACGCCTGGATGCGCGCCGACGACGGATTCGATCGCGCGGTGCAGGAACACGAGACGCATTATTTCCATTGTGCCGACGCCTGCACCCTGCAGGTGCCACAGGGCGCGATATCGGTCAGCGCCAGCGCCGGTTTCGAACGCCGTCCGCTCACGCGCAAGCTCAGGCTCGCGGCCGCGGGTGAACGGCTGCAACTCGCATTCGAGGACAACGCGCTGCCGCCGCAGTTCGGTCCCTGGACCAGTCTCGATCAGCATGTGCACATGAATTATGGCGGGCACTATCGCAACACCACCGCAACGCTGGCCGACGCGGCGCGCGCGGAAGACCTCGACGTGCTCTACAACCTGATCGTGAACAAGGAACAGCGCCTCAACGATATCGCCGAGTTTCGTCCCGGCGCGAGCGAGATCGGCGGTGTCACGCTGGTACAGGCGCAGGAATTCCACTCGAGCTACTGGGGCCATCTCGGCGTGCTGCATCTTGGCGATCATGTGCTGACCCCGGATTTCTCCGCCTACCGGCATACCGCGCTTGCCTCGCCGTGGCCGCACAACGGAGTGGTAGCGGCGCTTGCGCACCGTCAGGGCGCGGTGGTCGGTTATGTGCATCCGTTCGATTGGCCAATCGATCCGGCCAAGGAAAAAGCACTCACCAACACGCTGCCGGCGGATGTGGCGCTCGGCAACATGGACTATATGGAAGTCGTATCATTTGCCGATCATCTGGCAACCGCGGATGTGTGGCACCGTCTGCTGAACCTGGGTTATCGGCTACCGGCGGGGGCGGGCACCGACGCGATGGCGAACTATGCTTCCATGCGCGGGCCGGTGGGGCTCAACCGTCTGTTCCTGAACCAGTCCGGACGCAGTCCTGCTGCGCTTGCCGAAGGCATCCGCAGCGGACATGGCTTTGTCAGCAACGGTCCATTGCTCGGCTTCACGCTCGAGGGCAAGCGCCCCGGCGAAGTGCTGGCGCGGGCGAACGGTGGTGCTGCCGTATTCCGCGCCTCGCTGCGGACCGGCATTCCGGTGGATCACCTCGAAGTCCTGGTCAATGGCGAGGCGGTCGCGCAGCTCAAGCCCGGCCGCAACGGCGGCGGAGACTTCGAGGGGAGCATCGATCTGCAGCACAGTGGCTGGGTGTTGTTGCGGGCCTGGGGGCCGTCCACACCATTGCTGATGGATATCTATCCCTACGCGAGCACCAACCCGGTGTGGATCGAGATGGGGGATGCGCCTGTGCGTTCACCGCGGGATGCGGGCTATTTCGTAGCCTGGCTCGAGCGCACGATCGCCGATGTGGCAGCGCGCGATGATTTCAATACGGCGCGTGAAAAGGAGGCCACGCTCGCGTATCTGCGCAGTGCACGTCTTCGTTTCGAGGAGGCGATGTGA
- a CDS encoding acetyl ornithine aminotransferase family protein, translating into MHNPHICTELPGPNARALIARDARVVSPSYPRDYPFVMAHGRGAEIWDVDGNRFLDFAAGIAVCSTGHAHPQVVAAIREAAEKFLHISSDFWHEYQVRLAERINEINPFGEDTMSFMCQSGTEAVEGALKLARYVTGRQRFIGFLGGFHGRTMGSLSFTASKYTQQKGFFPSMPGVTHVPYPNSYRPLFSGEDQGRAVLEYIENVLFRSNLPANEVAGILIEPFQGEGGYLLPPPGFLSGLRALCDRHGILLIFDEVQSGIGRTGKMFACQHEQVRPDIMTLAKGLGSGMPIGLVISKKRYMEKWTRGAHGNTYGGNPVCCAAALATIDLVQGEYMHNADAVGSYLLERLHEMQTRFDCIGEVRGKGLFIGMELVESQACRTPAVDLCQRVLERGFHNGIVLLNCGSSTLRLMPPLMIDRATADEALALIEGSLAEALNG; encoded by the coding sequence ATGCACAACCCGCATATCTGTACCGAGCTTCCGGGACCCAATGCCAGGGCGCTGATCGCACGCGATGCACGCGTGGTTTCGCCCTCGTATCCGCGCGACTACCCGTTCGTGATGGCGCATGGGCGTGGCGCGGAAATCTGGGATGTGGACGGCAACCGCTTTCTCGATTTCGCGGCCGGCATCGCGGTCTGCTCCACCGGTCACGCGCATCCGCAGGTGGTCGCCGCGATCCGCGAGGCCGCGGAGAAATTCCTGCATATTTCCAGCGATTTCTGGCACGAGTACCAGGTGCGCCTGGCCGAGCGCATCAACGAGATCAACCCCTTCGGCGAAGACACCATGAGCTTCATGTGCCAGAGCGGCACCGAGGCAGTCGAAGGCGCGCTGAAACTTGCGCGCTACGTCACCGGCCGCCAGCGCTTCATCGGTTTTCTCGGCGGCTTCCATGGCCGGACCATGGGCTCGCTGTCGTTCACCGCGAGCAAGTACACGCAGCAGAAAGGCTTCTTCCCGAGCATGCCCGGGGTGACGCATGTGCCGTACCCGAACAGCTACCGGCCGCTCTTCAGTGGTGAGGACCAGGGCAGGGCGGTGCTCGAGTACATCGAGAACGTGCTTTTTCGCAGCAACCTGCCGGCCAACGAGGTGGCCGGTATCCTGATCGAGCCGTTCCAGGGCGAGGGTGGCTACCTGTTGCCGCCGCCGGGCTTTCTCTCCGGCCTGCGTGCGTTGTGCGACCGCCACGGCATCCTGCTGATTTTCGATGAAGTGCAGAGCGGCATCGGGCGTACCGGGAAAATGTTCGCGTGCCAGCACGAGCAGGTGCGACCGGACATCATGACCCTCGCCAAGGGGCTTGGCTCGGGCATGCCGATCGGTCTGGTGATTTCGAAAAAACGTTACATGGAAAAGTGGACGCGTGGCGCGCACGGCAATACCTACGGCGGCAACCCGGTTTGCTGCGCCGCGGCGCTCGCGACCATCGACCTGGTGCAGGGCGAGTACATGCACAATGCGGATGCGGTGGGGTCCTACCTGCTCGAACGCCTGCACGAGATGCAGACGCGCTTCGATTGCATCGGCGAGGTGCGCGGCAAGGGACTGTTCATTGGTATGGAGCTGGTGGAGTCGCAGGCCTGCAGGACGCCCGCGGTCGATTTGTGTCAGCGGGTGCTGGAGCGCGGTTTCCACAACGGCATCGTGCTGCTCAACTGCGGCAGCAGCACGCTGCGGCTGATGCCGCCACTGATGATCGACCGGGCAACGGCCGACGAGGCGCTGGCGCTGATCGAGGGAAGCCTGGCAGAGGCGCTGAACGGATGA
- a CDS encoding aldehyde dehydrogenase family protein has protein sequence MSFKLTYSTMYNPPAEMHRRFDEALATVRADLGRRHGLYIDGGDVMGESFISKYSPADTDLLLGHFSEASADDAVRAVAAARAAYPAWRALPMRERLALLRRAAALIEERVYLLSAAVALEVGKNRMEALGEVQETADFFVCYCNDFEAHNGFDKVLPDDPLEDWRSHNRSVMRPHGVWAVITPFNYPFALAGGPVAAALVTGNTVVLKGATDTPWAGRLLAECLHDAGIPAGVFNYVCGGAVVGSALVEHPHIGGVTFTGSYAVGMEIMRKLASRHYPRPCIAEMGGKNACIVTAAADLERAASGIARSAFGMGGQKCSALSRLYVHESVADELIGRLRAEIDAIRIGDPCVRENWLGPVVNERAYRRFVDCATRLAADGGRVYAGGEQLRSAALARGYYVQPTLAELPREHALWREEMFLPILTVARTRDNADAMTLANASDFGLTAGFYGSAAEVDWFHENIEAGVTYANRPQGATTGAWPGYQPFGGWKGSGSTGKAIASFYYLPQYLREQSRTVVE, from the coding sequence ATGAGCTTCAAACTGACCTACTCGACGATGTACAACCCGCCCGCCGAAATGCACCGGCGTTTCGACGAGGCACTCGCCACGGTGCGCGCGGATCTCGGACGCCGCCACGGACTCTACATCGATGGCGGCGATGTGATGGGCGAATCCTTCATCAGCAAATACAGTCCCGCCGACACCGATCTGCTGTTGGGACATTTTTCCGAGGCCAGCGCCGACGATGCGGTGCGCGCGGTAGCGGCTGCACGCGCCGCGTACCCGGCCTGGCGTGCGCTGCCGATGCGCGAGCGCCTCGCATTGCTGCGCCGCGCGGCGGCGCTGATCGAGGAGCGGGTTTACCTGTTGTCGGCGGCGGTCGCGCTGGAGGTCGGCAAGAACCGCATGGAAGCGCTTGGCGAGGTCCAGGAGACCGCGGATTTCTTTGTCTGCTACTGCAACGACTTCGAGGCCCACAACGGCTTCGACAAGGTGCTGCCCGATGATCCGCTGGAGGATTGGCGTTCGCACAACCGCTCGGTCATGCGTCCGCATGGGGTGTGGGCGGTCATCACTCCATTCAACTATCCCTTTGCGCTGGCCGGAGGCCCGGTGGCCGCCGCGCTGGTGACCGGCAACACCGTGGTGCTCAAAGGCGCCACCGATACGCCGTGGGCCGGGCGCCTGCTGGCCGAGTGCCTGCACGACGCCGGCATCCCGGCGGGCGTGTTCAATTATGTGTGTGGCGGCGCGGTGGTCGGCAGCGCGCTGGTCGAGCATCCCCATATCGGTGGCGTGACCTTCACGGGTTCGTATGCCGTCGGCATGGAGATCATGCGCAAGCTCGCCTCGCGGCACTATCCGCGCCCCTGCATCGCCGAGATGGGTGGCAAGAATGCCTGCATCGTGACCGCCGCGGCCGATCTCGAGCGTGCCGCGAGCGGCATCGCGCGTTCGGCGTTTGGCATGGGCGGACAGAAGTGTTCCGCGCTGTCGCGTCTCTACGTGCACGAATCGGTGGCCGACGAACTGATCGGGCGCTTGCGCGCCGAGATCGATGCGATCCGCATCGGTGATCCCTGCGTGCGCGAAAACTGGCTCGGCCCGGTGGTCAACGAGCGTGCCTATCGCCGTTTCGTCGATTGCGCGACGCGGCTCGCGGCGGACGGTGGCCGCGTGTACGCCGGCGGCGAGCAACTGCGCAGCGCTGCGCTCGCACGTGGCTATTATGTGCAGCCGACGCTTGCCGAACTGCCGCGGGAACATGCGTTGTGGCGCGAGGAAATGTTTCTGCCGATCCTCACCGTGGCGCGGACCCGCGACAATGCCGATGCGATGACGCTGGCCAATGCCAGCGATTTCGGCCTGACCGCGGGTTTCTACGGGAGTGCCGCGGAAGTAGACTGGTTCCACGAGAATATCGAGGCCGGAGTCACCTATGCCAACCGGCCCCAGGGGGCGACGACCGGCGCCTGGCCCGGTTACCAGCCCTTCGGTGGCTGGAAGGGTTCGGGCTCCACGGGCAAGGCCATCGCCTCGTTTTATTATCTGCCGCAGTACCTGCGCGAGCAGTCGCGCACCGTGGTGGAGTGA
- a CDS encoding S9 family peptidase, which translates to MARPIALDDINRLEDVSGPRLSPDGSAVAYSLGTRNLDSDASVSDIWVVSWADGKRRKLTDTAFNSEWQPQWRPDGKALAFLSDDTGDDTTQIKLVAASGGKLRTLGRMPGGVEDFVWAPDGKRIALIATDPAPVATKDSRGEDRPAPPIEIDRFQFKEDGRDYLAGQRLRLYILDVVSGKTTVLSGADEDVWLPSWSPDGKSIAFVAKRNADPDRTIDFDVYVTSPQAGATARRISTLKGADNDPYWEARPDWSPDSRKLVWLQSGADKWVNYEPWQMVVADLDSGKLSTPGRIDRSYYHPRWSPDGNSLYALIEQPENTWLARIDPLSDEVEYLTSGKRFALQYDIAANGRIALLQGDEQTPHAIYALPGEPRVLSAHNEWLRDVQLRESRDLVVHGADGTEIHALLSTPAGYDGKSPLPTIVRLHGGPVYQFSHEFMYDWQLYAAHGYAVLGVNPRGSSGRGFDFARAIFADWGNHDVQDVLAVVDHAIEIGVADPQRLAVGGRSYGGILTNYVIASDRRFAAAVSEAGSSNMFGMYGVDQYSAAYEIELGTPWHDTDAYMRVSYPFFHVDRIVTPTLFMCLQSDFNVPCAGSEQMYQALRSTGIATRLIIYPGQNHQPTVPSYLYHRQKRHLDWYDRYLGKP; encoded by the coding sequence ATGGCGCGCCCGATCGCGCTGGACGATATCAATCGCCTCGAGGACGTCTCCGGGCCGCGGCTCAGCCCGGATGGATCGGCGGTGGCTTACTCGCTCGGCACTCGCAATCTCGACAGCGATGCCTCGGTCAGCGATATCTGGGTGGTCAGCTGGGCGGACGGCAAGCGGCGCAAGCTCACCGATACCGCATTCAACAGCGAATGGCAGCCGCAGTGGCGACCCGACGGCAAGGCGCTGGCATTCCTGTCCGATGATACCGGGGACGACACGACCCAGATCAAGCTGGTGGCCGCCAGCGGGGGCAAGCTGCGCACTCTCGGCAGGATGCCGGGCGGGGTAGAGGATTTCGTGTGGGCACCGGATGGCAAACGCATCGCCTTGATCGCGACCGATCCGGCACCGGTGGCCACCAAGGACAGCCGGGGCGAGGATCGTCCCGCGCCACCGATCGAGATCGATCGCTTCCAGTTCAAGGAGGATGGCCGCGATTACCTCGCCGGGCAACGCCTGCGGCTCTACATCCTGGATGTCGTGAGCGGCAAGACCACGGTGCTGAGCGGCGCCGACGAGGACGTGTGGCTGCCGTCCTGGTCGCCGGACGGGAAATCGATTGCCTTCGTCGCCAAGCGTAACGCTGATCCCGACCGCACCATCGATTTTGATGTGTACGTGACCTCGCCGCAGGCCGGTGCCACCGCGCGGCGGATTTCCACGCTGAAGGGCGCCGACAACGATCCCTACTGGGAGGCGCGCCCGGACTGGTCACCCGATTCCCGCAAGCTGGTGTGGCTGCAATCGGGTGCTGACAAGTGGGTGAACTACGAGCCCTGGCAGATGGTGGTGGCGGATCTCGACAGCGGCAAGCTGAGCACGCCAGGGCGCATCGACCGCAGCTACTATCATCCGCGCTGGAGCCCGGACGGCAACAGTCTTTACGCGCTGATCGAACAGCCCGAGAACACCTGGCTGGCACGGATCGATCCGCTGAGCGACGAGGTCGAGTATCTCACCAGCGGCAAGCGCTTCGCCCTTCAATACGATATCGCCGCCAATGGACGCATCGCGCTGTTGCAGGGCGACGAACAGACGCCCCATGCGATTTATGCGCTGCCGGGCGAGCCGAGAGTACTGAGCGCGCACAATGAATGGCTGCGCGATGTGCAGCTGCGTGAGTCGCGTGACCTGGTGGTGCACGGCGCCGACGGTACCGAGATCCACGCCCTGCTGAGCACCCCGGCGGGCTACGACGGCAAGAGTCCGCTGCCGACCATCGTGCGCCTGCATGGCGGACCGGTATACCAGTTCAGCCACGAGTTCATGTATGACTGGCAGCTTTACGCGGCCCATGGTTATGCGGTGCTCGGCGTCAATCCGCGCGGCTCTTCGGGACGCGGTTTCGATTTCGCGCGGGCCATCTTCGCGGACTGGGGCAATCACGATGTGCAGGACGTGCTGGCGGTGGTCGATCATGCGATCGAGATCGGTGTTGCCGACCCGCAGCGCCTTGCCGTGGGCGGGCGCAGTTATGGCGGGATCCTCACCAATTACGTGATTGCGAGCGACCGGCGTTTCGCCGCCGCGGTAAGCGAGGCGGGTTCATCGAACATGTTCGGCATGTACGGTGTCGATCAGTATTCCGCTGCCTACGAGATCGAACTCGGCACGCCATGGCACGATACCGATGCCTACATGCGGGTCAGTTATCCGTTCTTTCACGTGGACCGGATTGTCACGCCCACCCTGTTCATGTGCCTGCAGAGCGATTTCAACGTGCCTTGCGCGGGTTCCGAGCAGATGTACCAGGCGCTGCGCTCGACCGGCATCGCGACGCGCCTGATCATCTACCCGGGACAGAACCACCAGCCCACGGTGCCGAGCTACCTGTATCATCGCCAGAAGCGGCATCTTGACTGGTACGATAGGTATCTCGGAAAACCCTGA
- a CDS encoding aminotransferase class III-fold pyridoxal phosphate-dependent enzyme: MHSWCRQSDWNAPTIVGGEGAWLHAADGQRILDMSSLAECSNLGHQHPRVVAAIRAQADKLCFVTAAWGAEPRARLAEMLLERSGFEGGRVFFSLGGADANEHAIKFARQASGHANGWVITRDRSYHGASYAAMALSGDSRTRAQADPQAMHVSHALPPYSYRCPFGTTDADDCARHAVAHVAQLIDTHATDGVSAVLMEPNAGTNGIVAPPAYWPGLRALTRERGVFLVADEVMSGFGRCGEWFAWQRYGEEGRPDLMTLAKGLTGAHLPLGAVVVSAQLARILDSQMLYTGLTYCGHPLSCAAGVAALESYADDKLIERSRVLGRSMYGALRELAARHPAIGDVRGGDGLFAVVELVSDRATRTPLAPWPLPHPALNALLAQALAEGVSFATRGNLLILAPPLVIAEHELNDAIALLDRLLVGLDRAVAGGIS; the protein is encoded by the coding sequence ATGCACAGCTGGTGCCGCCAGAGCGACTGGAACGCGCCGACCATCGTCGGCGGGGAAGGCGCGTGGCTGCACGCCGCGGACGGCCAGCGCATCCTCGACATGAGCAGCCTCGCCGAGTGCAGCAATCTCGGGCACCAGCACCCGCGGGTGGTGGCGGCGATAAGGGCGCAGGCCGACAAGCTCTGTTTCGTGACCGCCGCCTGGGGCGCCGAGCCGCGTGCGCGGCTGGCGGAAATGTTGCTGGAGCGATCCGGATTCGAAGGCGGGCGGGTATTCTTCTCGCTCGGTGGCGCCGATGCCAACGAGCACGCCATCAAGTTTGCGCGTCAGGCGAGTGGTCACGCGAACGGCTGGGTGATTACCCGCGATCGCTCCTATCATGGCGCGAGTTATGCCGCGATGGCGCTTTCGGGCGACAGCCGCACGCGCGCCCAGGCCGATCCGCAGGCCATGCACGTGAGCCATGCCCTGCCTCCCTACAGCTATCGCTGCCCTTTTGGCACGACCGACGCGGATGACTGCGCGCGCCATGCCGTGGCGCACGTGGCGCAACTGATCGACACGCACGCCACCGACGGGGTCAGCGCGGTACTGATGGAGCCCAATGCCGGTACCAACGGGATCGTGGCGCCGCCGGCTTACTGGCCCGGGTTGCGCGCGCTGACCCGCGAGCGCGGGGTGTTCCTGGTGGCCGACGAAGTGATGAGCGGTTTCGGCCGCTGCGGCGAGTGGTTTGCGTGGCAGCGCTACGGCGAGGAGGGGCGACCCGACCTGATGACGCTGGCCAAGGGGCTGACCGGCGCGCACCTGCCGCTCGGCGCGGTGGTGGTCTCGGCGCAACTCGCGCGGATTCTGGATTCGCAGATGCTCTATACCGGGCTCACCTACTGCGGCCATCCGTTGTCGTGTGCGGCTGGTGTTGCGGCGCTCGAGAGTTACGCGGATGACAAGCTGATCGAACGTTCGCGGGTGCTCGGTCGCAGCATGTACGGTGCGCTGCGCGAACTCGCGGCACGCCACCCGGCGATCGGGGATGTGCGCGGTGGTGATGGCCTGTTCGCGGTGGTGGAACTGGTCAGCGACCGCGCGACCCGGACACCGCTGGCGCCGTGGCCACTGCCGCATCCTGCGCTGAACGCATTGCTTGCGCAGGCCCTGGCCGAGGGCGTGTCGTTTGCCACCCGCGGCAACCTGCTGATCCTCGCACCGCCGCTGGTGATTGCCGAACACGAGCTGAACGACGCGATCGCCTTGCTCGATCGCCTGCTGGTCGGGCTCGATCGGGCCGTTGCCGGCGGTATTTCCTGA